From Pseudomonas sp. StFLB209, a single genomic window includes:
- a CDS encoding gamma-glutamylcyclotransferase — MGNPINDLAAAVHDGLGLTYPPVIDLGPQLTHEQLLASMHATLQQHQGGPVWLFAYGSLIWRPECSTVERQRARVHGYHRGLYLWSHEHRGTPAAPGLVFGLDRGGSCTGVAYRLPEHCLEESLLALWKREMPYPSYRPHWLSCRLEDGRKIKALGFVLERHLPSYAGNLPDSVLSQVLASACGRSGTTHDYVQQTVQALRSHAMPDLNLEARLKRCAARA, encoded by the coding sequence ATGGGCAATCCAATCAACGATCTCGCCGCAGCCGTACACGACGGTCTGGGGCTGACTTACCCTCCTGTTATTGACCTCGGTCCGCAGTTGACCCACGAGCAACTGCTGGCCTCGATGCACGCCACGCTGCAACAGCACCAGGGCGGGCCGGTCTGGCTGTTCGCTTATGGCTCGCTGATCTGGCGTCCGGAATGCTCTACCGTGGAGCGTCAGCGCGCGCGGGTGCACGGTTATCACCGCGGGCTGTACCTGTGGTCCCACGAGCATCGTGGCACGCCGGCAGCTCCCGGGCTGGTATTTGGCCTGGATCGTGGTGGCTCGTGTACTGGCGTTGCCTATCGTTTACCTGAGCACTGCCTGGAAGAGTCGTTGCTGGCGCTGTGGAAGCGCGAGATGCCTTACCCCTCCTATCGTCCGCACTGGCTCAGTTGCCGACTGGAGGATGGTCGCAAGATCAAGGCGTTAGGGTTTGTGCTGGAGCGGCATTTGCCCAGCTACGCAGGCAATCTGCCCGACAGCGTCCTGAGCCAGGTGCTGGCCAGCGCCTGTGGGCGCTCAGGAACGACTCACGATTATGTGCAGCAGACCGTTCAGGCGCTGCGCAGCCACGCCATGCCAGATCTTAATCTGGAGGCGCGGCTCAAGCGCTGTGCTGCACGCGCCTGA